One genomic region from Sulfuriflexus mobilis encodes:
- the purM gene encoding phosphoribosylformylglycinamidine cyclo-ligase, with translation MSQNDQPPSSSLSYRDAGVDIDAGNALIERIKPIAAATRRSGMLDGLGGFGALFEIPKNYTDPVLVSGTDGVGTKLRLAIDLGLHDTIGIDLVAMCANDLIVQGAEPLFFLDYFATGKLDLDTATDVIKGIGRGCELAGCALIGGETAEMPGMYHEGDYDLAGFCVGAVERAAIIDGSKVTTGDVLIGLESSGPHSNGYSLIRKIIEVSGAKLSDDFGDSTLGQTLLAPTRLYVKPLLELCRLVDVHAMAHITGGGLTENLPRVLPDNAVARIDTSSWQRPAVFDWLQQHGNVEDSEMYRTFNCGIGMVVCVTAADADKALEILNDSGEQAGRIGEIVAAEGNSPQVVLY, from the coding sequence GTGAGCCAAAACGACCAACCGCCTTCTTCATCGCTGAGTTACCGCGATGCAGGTGTTGACATCGATGCGGGCAATGCCCTGATCGAGCGTATCAAGCCGATTGCCGCCGCCACCCGGCGCAGTGGCATGCTTGACGGCCTGGGGGGTTTTGGCGCCCTGTTCGAGATCCCGAAAAATTACACTGACCCGGTACTGGTCTCCGGCACCGACGGGGTCGGCACCAAGCTGAGACTGGCCATCGACCTCGGCCTGCATGACACTATCGGCATCGACCTCGTCGCCATGTGCGCCAATGACCTGATCGTGCAGGGTGCCGAACCGTTGTTCTTCCTCGACTACTTTGCCACCGGTAAGCTCGACCTCGACACGGCCACGGACGTTATTAAAGGTATTGGTCGTGGCTGTGAACTGGCCGGCTGTGCCCTGATCGGTGGCGAGACCGCCGAAATGCCCGGCATGTACCATGAGGGTGACTACGACCTGGCCGGCTTCTGCGTTGGTGCGGTGGAGCGCGCGGCCATTATTGATGGCAGCAAGGTCACCACCGGCGATGTCCTGATTGGCCTGGAATCGAGTGGCCCGCATTCAAACGGTTATTCGCTGATCCGCAAGATCATCGAGGTCAGCGGCGCCAAACTCAGTGATGATTTCGGTGACAGCACACTTGGCCAGACCCTGCTGGCCCCGACCCGCCTGTATGTGAAACCCTTGCTGGAGTTGTGTCGCCTGGTGGATGTACACGCCATGGCCCACATTACCGGTGGCGGTTTGACCGAAAACCTGCCGCGCGTGCTGCCGGACAATGCCGTCGCCCGTATCGATACCTCGAGCTGGCAACGCCCGGCCGTGTTCGACTGGCTGCAGCAACACGGCAATGTCGAAGACAGCGAGATGTATCGCACCTTTAACTGCGGCATTGGCATGGTCGTGTGTGTCACCGCTGCCGATGCCGACAAGGCCCTGGAAATTCTGAATGACAGCGGTGAACAGGCCGGCCGCATTGGCGAGATCGTTGCCGCCGAAGGTAACAGCCCACAGGTCGTGCTCTACTAA
- the purN gene encoding phosphoribosylglycinamide formyltransferase — protein sequence MPVVILISGSGSNLQSIIDGVQAGDLPIDIRAVISNQAEAHGLQRAKAAGIHTEVVNHRDYPSREDFDRALQAAIDAHEPALVILAGFMRILSHAFVEHYLGRMLNIHPALLPHFPGLNTHERALQDGVQEHGATVHFVTTEVDGGPRVLQARVPVRAGDSPDDLAARVLEQEHRIFPQAIRWFAEGRLKMQYDKVLLDDKPLPTSGIDFADIPADSAD from the coding sequence ATGCCGGTGGTTATCCTGATCTCGGGCAGTGGCAGTAACCTGCAATCCATCATTGATGGCGTGCAGGCCGGCGACCTGCCTATCGACATCCGCGCCGTCATCAGCAACCAGGCCGAGGCCCACGGGCTACAACGTGCGAAGGCCGCGGGCATCCATACCGAGGTGGTCAACCACCGTGACTACCCGAGCCGGGAAGACTTTGACCGTGCCCTGCAGGCGGCCATAGATGCCCACGAGCCGGCGCTGGTCATACTCGCCGGTTTCATGCGTATCCTCAGCCACGCGTTTGTCGAACACTACCTTGGCCGCATGCTCAACATCCACCCGGCCCTGCTGCCACATTTCCCCGGCCTGAATACACATGAACGCGCCCTGCAAGATGGTGTCCAAGAACACGGTGCCACGGTGCACTTTGTCACCACCGAGGTGGATGGCGGCCCACGGGTACTCCAGGCACGTGTGCCGGTACGGGCAGGTGACAGCCCGGACGACCTCGCTGCACGGGTACTGGAACAGGAGCACCGGATATTTCCACAAGCGATTCGCTGGTTTGCCGAGGGTCGCCTGAAGATGCAATATGATAAAGTCTTACTTGATGATAAACCTCTACCGACAAGCGGCATCGACTTTGCGGACATCCCTGCTGATTCGGCCGATTAG
- a CDS encoding DUF2066 domain-containing protein, producing MRALILLVLLGIGACPLWAVEVTDLYETELLVSGQGRTERHNAVRQALAEVIIKVSGNEQAALLPGVPGLLDQSLQLLQQYRYRNEAPAASSPDGAPQQWLWMRFNQQGLDKALRAINIPVWGRTRPSTVLWLVVDEGGQRRLLGGSDESELLAGLRDSARRRGIPLVLPLLDLEDQQRLKATDVWINFQETIRAASQRYAPEAILVGRLLELDGGRWQARWSLNLAGQVYDWSHTGLLETALNMGVEGTASTLAARFVRQPLANNQSGVLRIRLRDIRNLADFARSERYLRGLSGVTDVQAGQIDAEQVLFTIKTRGDRQGLLDAVRLSSQPVLQLAETAGEQRPAPPAAVTDAADIVFRLLP from the coding sequence GTGCGAGCGTTGATTTTACTGGTGTTATTGGGGATCGGTGCATGTCCGCTGTGGGCGGTCGAGGTCACCGACCTCTATGAAACCGAATTGCTGGTGAGCGGACAGGGCCGTACCGAGCGCCATAATGCGGTGCGTCAGGCCCTCGCCGAGGTCATTATAAAAGTATCGGGCAATGAACAAGCGGCCCTGCTACCCGGGGTTCCGGGTTTGCTGGATCAGAGTCTGCAACTCCTTCAACAGTACCGCTACCGCAACGAGGCACCGGCGGCCAGCAGTCCGGACGGGGCGCCCCAGCAATGGTTATGGATGCGCTTTAACCAACAGGGACTGGATAAGGCCCTGAGAGCGATCAATATCCCCGTCTGGGGACGGACACGGCCGAGTACCGTGTTATGGCTGGTCGTTGACGAGGGTGGGCAACGTCGCCTGCTGGGGGGCAGTGATGAATCCGAGTTGTTGGCAGGATTACGAGACAGTGCCCGTCGACGTGGGATCCCGCTGGTGTTGCCGCTGTTGGACCTTGAAGACCAGCAGCGATTGAAGGCCACCGATGTATGGATTAACTTTCAGGAGACCATCCGCGCCGCCTCGCAACGTTATGCCCCGGAGGCCATCCTTGTCGGCCGTTTGTTGGAACTGGACGGGGGACGCTGGCAGGCGCGCTGGAGCCTGAACCTGGCCGGGCAGGTTTATGACTGGTCACACACGGGTTTGCTGGAAACGGCCCTGAATATGGGCGTCGAAGGGACCGCCTCAACACTGGCGGCGCGTTTTGTCCGCCAGCCACTGGCGAATAACCAGTCCGGCGTGTTGCGCATCCGCTTGCGGGATATTCGTAACCTGGCCGATTTTGCCCGCAGTGAGCGCTACCTGCGCGGCCTTAGTGGCGTGACCGATGTCCAGGCCGGGCAGATTGATGCCGAGCAGGTGCTTTTTACCATCAAGACACGTGGTGACCGCCAGGGCCTGCTGGATGCGGTGCGCCTCAGCAGTCAGCCGGTTTTACAGCTGGCTGAGACGGCTGGGGAGCAGAGACCCGCACCGCCCGCAGCGGTCACCGATGCCGCCGACATCGTCTTTCGGCTTTTACCCTGA
- the arsC gene encoding arsenate reductase (glutaredoxin) (This arsenate reductase requires both glutathione and glutaredoxin to convert arsenate to arsenite, after which the efflux transporter formed by ArsA and ArsB can extrude the arsenite from the cell, providing resistance.) yields MSTRIYHNPHCSKCRETLALLNDAHVEAEIVEYLNTPPSREELVEILAMLDMRPRQLMRRHEEEYKANHLDDETLSDDALIDAMLRMPKLIERPIVVSNGKAVIGRPPVNVKSIL; encoded by the coding sequence ATGAGCACCCGCATCTATCACAATCCACATTGCAGCAAGTGTCGCGAGACCCTGGCCTTGCTAAATGATGCCCATGTCGAGGCCGAGATCGTCGAATACCTGAACACACCACCGAGCCGCGAGGAACTCGTCGAGATCCTGGCGATGCTTGATATGCGGCCACGTCAGCTCATGCGCCGCCACGAAGAGGAATACAAGGCGAATCATCTCGACGATGAGACGCTCAGCGACGATGCGCTGATTGATGCCATGCTACGCATGCCGAAACTCATAGAACGACCGATTGTGGTCAGTAACGGCAAGGCCGTCATTGGTCGTCCGCCGGTTAATGTAAAATCCATCCTCTGA
- a CDS encoding TlpA disulfide reductase family protein produces the protein MRFAVHKLIFILGISGLLMGNVQAVDFSIKDIHGNTHKLSDYRGKWVVVNYWATWCPPCLDEIPDLVEFHDKHKDKDAVVLGINTEALTPERLLDFSDTYFISYPVLTGVPDAEAEYMLGPIPGLPTTYIVSPKGEVMARNVGPLTGKMIENYMAEVCRDKSSQVC, from the coding sequence ATGCGTTTTGCAGTACACAAACTGATTTTTATACTGGGCATCAGCGGCCTGTTGATGGGCAATGTACAGGCCGTGGATTTTTCTATCAAGGATATCCATGGCAACACGCACAAACTTTCCGACTATCGCGGTAAGTGGGTGGTGGTGAATTACTGGGCGACCTGGTGCCCACCGTGCCTGGATGAGATCCCGGACTTGGTGGAGTTTCATGACAAGCATAAAGACAAGGATGCCGTGGTGCTGGGTATCAACACCGAGGCCCTGACGCCTGAACGATTGCTCGATTTTTCTGATACCTATTTCATCAGCTACCCGGTATTGACGGGGGTCCCGGATGCCGAGGCCGAGTATATGCTGGGGCCGATACCGGGCCTGCCGACCACGTATATTGTTTCGCCAAAGGGTGAGGTGATGGCGCGCAACGTTGGACCCCTGACGGGTAAGATGATAGAAAATTATATGGCCGAGGTTTGCCGCGATAAATCCAGCCAGGTATGTTGA
- a CDS encoding DUF2069 domain-containing protein, with protein MSNSRFYYVLALCGHLGLLGLLIVWNVWLYPPTIFPVAIVLLFYIGPLLLPLQGLLHGRLYTHAWVHFLALFYFTVGVMIAAANREERWYAIAQVVLSIMLFMGSMLYVRYRAREQRMNAQNL; from the coding sequence ATGAGTAACAGCCGGTTTTATTATGTCCTCGCCCTGTGCGGGCACCTGGGCCTGCTCGGTCTGCTAATCGTCTGGAACGTGTGGCTGTACCCGCCGACCATCTTCCCGGTGGCCATTGTCCTGCTGTTTTATATCGGACCTTTATTGCTGCCCCTGCAAGGCCTGCTACACGGGCGTTTGTATACCCATGCCTGGGTGCATTTCCTGGCCCTGTTTTATTTTACCGTCGGGGTCATGATCGCCGCGGCCAACCGTGAAGAACGCTGGTATGCCATCGCCCAGGTGGTGCTGAGTATCATGTTGTTTATGGGGAGTATGTTGTATGTGCGTTACCGGGCAAGAGAGCAAAGAATGAACGCACAGAACTTATAG
- a CDS encoding aspartate ammonia-lyase, producing MDDHNKTRIEKDSLGELQVPADAWYGIQTARAITNFPISGRRPDVDFVHAHIRIKRAAAVANCQPDWLTAQQRDAIVEACDKVLAGEYLEQFVVDRFQAGAGTSHNMNSNEVIANLANVALGGKRGAYQPVNPNDHVNMGQSTNDTIPTAIRLAALAKLPRLLESVERMAAEYARIAEQEVDTVKSARTHLQDAVPTTLGREFAAYAFTLRRMARQIEACHDPLCEIGLGGSAAGTGLNTSPGYIENVAKELARLTGEAIRPAADLAAQMQSMGDVQNLSAAIRGLTLELTRISNDMRLLASGPRTGLGEVMLPAVQPGSSIMPGKVNPVMFEMLNQVCYQVLGQDHAIALMTQAGQLELNVMMPALGSALFDAMDWLSNAMNAATEKNLKGIRVDRERCASFLHNSVGLATLLNTHIGYAKAAEIAKESEKSGKPVRDIVAEKGLMDIDNFDAIVLKAARDGIVE from the coding sequence ATGGACGATCATAACAAGACCCGCATCGAAAAAGACAGCCTGGGCGAGCTCCAGGTGCCCGCCGATGCCTGGTACGGCATCCAGACCGCCCGCGCCATCACCAATTTCCCCATCAGTGGCCGCCGCCCGGATGTCGATTTTGTCCATGCCCATATCCGCATCAAACGCGCCGCCGCCGTTGCCAATTGCCAGCCGGACTGGTTAACGGCACAACAACGCGACGCCATCGTCGAGGCCTGCGACAAGGTCCTCGCCGGCGAATACCTGGAGCAGTTCGTCGTCGACCGCTTCCAGGCCGGTGCCGGCACCAGCCACAACATGAACAGCAACGAGGTCATTGCCAACCTGGCGAATGTCGCCCTCGGCGGTAAACGCGGGGCATATCAGCCGGTTAACCCGAATGATCACGTCAATATGGGGCAGAGCACCAATGACACCATCCCCACAGCCATTCGCCTTGCCGCACTGGCCAAGCTGCCCCGCCTGCTTGAGTCCGTGGAGCGCATGGCGGCGGAATATGCCCGTATCGCCGAGCAAGAGGTCGATACGGTCAAAAGCGCCCGTACCCACCTGCAGGATGCCGTACCGACCACGCTGGGTCGCGAGTTTGCTGCCTATGCCTTTACCCTGCGCCGGATGGCCAGGCAAATCGAGGCCTGCCATGACCCCCTGTGTGAAATCGGCCTTGGCGGCTCGGCCGCCGGTACCGGCCTGAACACCTCACCCGGCTATATCGAAAACGTCGCCAAAGAACTGGCCCGCCTCACCGGCGAGGCGATTCGCCCGGCCGCTGACCTGGCCGCGCAGATGCAGTCGATGGGCGACGTGCAAAACCTCTCCGCGGCGATCCGCGGCCTGACCCTGGAGCTGACGCGTATCAGTAACGACATGCGCCTGCTCGCCTCGGGTCCGCGCACCGGCCTCGGCGAGGTCATGTTGCCGGCGGTGCAGCCCGGTTCCAGTATCATGCCCGGCAAGGTTAACCCGGTTATGTTCGAGATGCTCAACCAGGTCTGTTATCAGGTCCTCGGCCAGGACCACGCCATTGCCCTCATGACCCAGGCCGGCCAGCTCGAACTCAACGTCATGATGCCGGCCCTGGGCTCGGCCCTGTTTGACGCCATGGACTGGCTCAGTAATGCCATGAATGCCGCCACCGAGAAGAATCTCAAAGGCATCCGTGTGGATCGTGAACGCTGCGCCAGTTTCCTGCATAACAGCGTCGGGCTCGCCACCCTGCTGAATACACATATTGGTTATGCCAAGGCCGCCGAGATCGCCAAGGAGTCTGAAAAAAGTGGTAAGCCGGTGCGTGACATCGTTGCTGAAAAGGGGCTTATGGACATTGATAACTTTGATGCCATTGTGCTCAAGGCCGCGCGGGATGGGATCGTAGAGTAA
- a CDS encoding AI-2E family transporter: MTDNRTWLVLALLSGGGVLLYLLAPVLTPFLLAALLSYICDPLVDRMEARKFSRTLAVSVVFISLSLLLLLLLLILVPLIEKQMGTFISRLPAYIDWLQATVLPWVQARLGLETVPDISALKQALQAHWQQAGGLAVSVLTSISQSGATLFALLANIVLVPLVTFYMLRDWDVMMARIRELLPRSIEPLLVKLATESDDVLGAFMRGQLLVMLSLSVVYSVGLLLMGLDYAVLIGLIAGLVSFVPYLGMIIGVLLAVAAGLFQFQDIVALWPLLVVFGVGQLLESFVLTPLLVGDKIGLHPVAVIFAIAAFGQLFGFFGILLALPVAAVIVVIIRHAHDSYRRSELYGATNQGETDNGQCGDGC, from the coding sequence GTGACTGATAATCGTACCTGGCTGGTGCTGGCCCTGCTCAGCGGGGGCGGGGTCCTGCTTTACCTGTTGGCACCGGTATTGACCCCCTTCCTGCTGGCGGCGCTGCTGTCTTATATCTGTGACCCCCTGGTCGACCGGATGGAGGCCAGAAAATTCTCGCGAACCCTGGCGGTGAGTGTGGTGTTTATCAGCCTGAGCCTGTTGCTCCTGTTATTGCTGCTGATACTGGTGCCCTTGATCGAAAAACAAATGGGCACCTTTATCTCACGCCTGCCCGCATATATCGATTGGTTACAGGCTACGGTCCTGCCTTGGGTGCAGGCGCGCCTTGGCCTGGAGACCGTACCGGATATCAGTGCACTCAAGCAGGCCTTGCAGGCGCACTGGCAACAGGCCGGGGGTCTGGCGGTGAGTGTCCTGACCTCCATCAGCCAGTCCGGTGCCACCCTGTTTGCACTACTGGCGAATATCGTCCTGGTGCCACTGGTGACCTTTTATATGCTGCGCGACTGGGACGTGATGATGGCGCGGATACGCGAGTTGTTACCACGCTCCATCGAACCCCTGTTGGTAAAACTTGCGACGGAGTCGGATGACGTCCTCGGTGCCTTTATGCGTGGCCAGTTACTCGTCATGTTGAGTCTCAGCGTAGTTTACTCGGTAGGTTTATTGCTGATGGGGCTCGACTATGCGGTGCTTATCGGCCTCATCGCGGGTCTGGTGAGTTTCGTGCCCTATCTGGGCATGATCATCGGTGTCTTGCTGGCGGTGGCCGCGGGCCTGTTCCAGTTTCAGGATATTGTTGCCCTCTGGCCACTGCTCGTCGTATTCGGTGTCGGCCAGTTGCTGGAAAGTTTTGTGCTGACGCCGTTGCTGGTCGGTGACAAGATTGGCCTGCACCCGGTGGCCGTGATCTTTGCCATCGCTGCCTTTGGTCAGTTATTCGGTTTCTTTGGCATCCTGCTCGCCTTGCCGGTGGCGGCCGTGATCGTGGTGATTATCCGTCATGCCCATGACAGTTATCGTCGCAGTGAGCTCTACGGCGCGACAAACCAGGGCGAAACGGACAATGGCCAATGTGGTGATGGTTGCTAA
- a CDS encoding LysM peptidoglycan-binding domain-containing protein: MKTTNILKHGALSALVLSVAVGCASTQQEEPAAAPAAKDTTCQAELAAAEAARKKAASIGGEWRDTGKIIKKAKAALKAGDASKCVKLANQARRQAELGYAQALAEQTKSANSYTVQRGDNLWNISGKDSIYGDPYQWPLIYKANRSQINDADLIFPGQDLSIDRAASSADVDAAIRHAKTRGAWAIGVVEESDKAYLAR; encoded by the coding sequence ATGAAAACAACCAACATTCTCAAGCACGGTGCCCTCAGCGCACTGGTCCTTTCCGTCGCTGTCGGTTGTGCCAGCACTCAACAGGAAGAGCCTGCCGCTGCACCGGCTGCCAAAGACACCACTTGTCAGGCCGAACTGGCCGCTGCCGAGGCTGCCCGTAAAAAGGCTGCCAGTATTGGTGGTGAATGGCGTGATACTGGCAAGATTATCAAAAAGGCCAAGGCTGCCCTGAAAGCAGGTGATGCCAGCAAGTGTGTGAAACTGGCTAACCAGGCGCGCCGTCAGGCAGAACTGGGTTATGCACAGGCCCTGGCCGAACAAACCAAGTCAGCAAACAGCTACACGGTTCAACGGGGCGATAACCTGTGGAACATCTCTGGTAAGGACAGCATCTATGGCGACCCATACCAGTGGCCACTGATCTACAAGGCTAACCGCAGCCAGATCAATGATGCCGACCTGATTTTCCCGGGACAGGACCTCTCCATTGACCGTGCCGCCTCATCTGCTGATGTCGATGCCGCAATTCGTCATGCCAAGACCCGCGGTGCCTGGGCCATTGGTGTTGTCGAGGAATCTGACAAGGCTTACTTAGCACGCTAA
- a CDS encoding DUF3108 domain-containing protein — translation MINLYRQAASTLRTSLLIRPISLLLAGFSLCLPGLLHAETITRPFTAQYEVSRNDSKIGERIHQLSKTGDGYLFEARMHTTGLAALLKPGEVTERSHWLLNNNRVQPQHYEYLDSSDNSRTTRLQFDWQHQRVTNRIGDKPWGMDIPTGTQDKFGYMLALMHDLQQGNTAPEYQIADGGRLKTYRFVSEGKVLLDTVLGKLETIKLQRIRVGKKNRKIFIWCAPSLGYLPVKIERHKKDTVYTMLIQKIEGP, via the coding sequence ATGATAAACCTCTACCGACAAGCGGCATCGACTTTGCGGACATCCCTGCTGATTCGGCCGATTAGCCTGCTGCTTGCGGGGTTTAGCCTGTGCCTCCCCGGCCTCCTTCACGCCGAGACGATTACCCGCCCGTTCACCGCGCAGTATGAGGTCAGTCGCAATGACAGCAAGATCGGCGAACGTATACACCAACTCAGTAAAACCGGCGATGGCTACCTGTTCGAGGCACGCATGCATACCACCGGGCTGGCCGCCTTGTTAAAACCGGGCGAAGTCACCGAACGCAGTCATTGGCTGCTCAACAATAACCGCGTCCAGCCACAACATTACGAATACCTCGATAGTAGTGATAACTCGCGCACCACAAGGCTCCAGTTTGACTGGCAGCATCAGCGCGTCACCAATCGCATTGGCGACAAACCCTGGGGCATGGATATCCCGACCGGCACGCAGGATAAATTCGGTTACATGCTGGCCCTCATGCACGACCTGCAACAGGGCAATACCGCACCTGAATACCAGATTGCCGATGGTGGCCGACTTAAAACCTATCGCTTCGTATCAGAAGGCAAGGTCTTGCTCGATACCGTGCTGGGTAAACTTGAGACCATCAAGCTGCAGCGTATTCGTGTCGGCAAGAAAAATCGCAAGATATTTATCTGGTGCGCCCCGTCACTGGGTTACTTGCCGGTAAAAATCGAACGCCATAAAAAAGACACGGTTTACACCATGCTCATCCAGAAAATTGAAGGACCTTAG
- the wrbA gene encoding NAD(P)H:quinone oxidoreductase, with product MQTILVLYYSRYGATAEMARRIARGVGEIDGMQAKLRTVPEVSAVCEATADTIPESGDPYVTLDDLRDCAGLALGSPTRFGNMAAPLKYFIDSTSSLWLSGALIDKPAAVFTSSSSLHGGQETTLMSMMLPLLHHGMLITGLPYSETELLSTQTGGTPYGASHLAGTESKLPLSEEEAHLCLALGKRLATIAHRQQA from the coding sequence ATGCAGACCATTCTCGTCCTTTATTACAGCCGCTATGGTGCCACCGCTGAAATGGCACGACGTATCGCCCGCGGTGTCGGTGAAATTGACGGCATGCAGGCAAAACTGCGCACGGTGCCCGAGGTGTCTGCTGTTTGCGAGGCCACGGCAGACACTATCCCCGAGAGTGGTGACCCTTATGTCACGCTTGATGACTTGCGTGATTGCGCGGGCCTGGCGCTCGGCAGCCCCACCCGCTTTGGCAACATGGCCGCGCCCCTGAAGTACTTCATCGACTCGACCAGCAGTCTCTGGTTGAGTGGCGCCCTGATTGATAAACCGGCGGCGGTATTTACCTCCAGCTCCAGTCTGCACGGTGGCCAGGAAACCACCCTAATGTCGATGATGCTACCGCTGTTGCATCACGGCATGCTCATTACCGGTCTGCCCTATTCGGAAACCGAATTACTCAGCACCCAGACCGGCGGTACACCCTATGGTGCCAGTCACCTCGCCGGTACCGAAAGCAAACTGCCCCTGTCTGAAGAAGAGGCGCACCTCTGCCTGGCACTCGGTAAGCGCCTGGCAACGATTGCCCACCGACAACAAGCCTGA
- the hda gene encoding DnaA regulatory inactivator Hda, giving the protein MPAQLPLHIGLRDSATFDNFYPADNEQVLAQLQQCARLEGEGFIFVHGAVGSGKSHLLQAACHAASESGQSVVYLPLRQREQFSVEMLEGLEDMHLLCIDDLDAIVGDADWEEAIFHLYNRVRDAGARLIVAANTHPTALAVKLPDLQSRLVWGLVFLLQSLDDEQLTAALQLRARGRGLDLPGEVVAYLLKRCARDMNSLFDLLEKLDRESLVAQRKLTIPFVRQFVD; this is encoded by the coding sequence ATGCCTGCTCAATTACCCCTGCACATCGGCCTGCGTGACAGCGCAACCTTTGACAATTTTTATCCCGCCGATAACGAACAGGTACTGGCGCAGTTGCAACAGTGCGCGCGACTGGAGGGCGAAGGTTTTATCTTTGTGCACGGTGCTGTCGGCAGTGGTAAGAGCCATCTGTTACAGGCGGCCTGTCATGCCGCCAGCGAGTCGGGCCAGTCGGTGGTCTATCTGCCATTGCGCCAGCGCGAACAGTTCAGTGTTGAGATGCTGGAAGGTCTTGAAGACATGCACCTGCTCTGTATCGATGACCTGGATGCCATTGTCGGTGATGCCGACTGGGAAGAGGCGATCTTTCATCTCTATAATCGTGTGCGCGATGCCGGGGCACGGCTGATCGTTGCCGCCAATACGCACCCGACAGCACTGGCCGTGAAACTGCCTGACCTGCAATCACGCCTGGTCTGGGGGCTGGTATTTTTGTTGCAGTCTCTCGATGACGAACAACTCACCGCGGCCTTGCAGTTAAGGGCCAGGGGCCGTGGCCTGGACCTGCCGGGAGAAGTGGTGGCCTACCTGCTCAAGCGTTGCGCGCGGGATATGAACAGCCTGTTTGACCTGCTGGAAAAACTCGATCGCGAATCACTGGTTGCACAACGCAAGCTGACCATTCCCTTCGTGCGGCAGTTTGTTGATTAA
- a CDS encoding thioredoxin family protein — protein MLLRNVFAGVLAMLFSVAVQAEEAPRDPYVHFFNQSLGDFSEELQVAREEGKKAVMLFFEQDECPFCHYMKNTVLNQPEVQDYFRKNFALFAIDIEGDVEMTDFEGQTMKMKDFAFKLNRVRATPVIAFYDMEGKRVVRHIGKTSGKDEFMLLGRFVAEETYKEMRFTKYKREQRKK, from the coding sequence ATGTTGCTGCGAAATGTGTTTGCCGGTGTGCTTGCCATGCTGTTTAGTGTTGCCGTTCAGGCCGAAGAAGCGCCGCGTGACCCCTATGTGCATTTCTTCAACCAGTCACTGGGGGATTTCTCCGAGGAGCTGCAGGTTGCCAGGGAAGAGGGCAAGAAGGCGGTCATGCTGTTTTTCGAACAGGATGAATGCCCGTTCTGTCATTACATGAAAAATACCGTGCTGAATCAGCCCGAGGTACAGGACTACTTCCGTAAGAATTTTGCCCTGTTCGCCATCGATATCGAGGGTGACGTGGAAATGACCGACTTTGAAGGTCAGACCATGAAAATGAAGGATTTCGCCTTCAAGCTGAACCGTGTGCGTGCGACACCGGTTATTGCCTTTTACGATATGGAAGGCAAGCGTGTCGTCCGCCATATTGGTAAGACCTCGGGTAAGGATGAATTCATGTTGCTGGGACGCTTTGTCGCGGAAGAGACATACAAAGAAATGCGCTTTACCAAGTACAAGCGCGAACAACGAAAAAAATAA